In Rhinopithecus roxellana isolate Shanxi Qingling chromosome 16, ASM756505v1, whole genome shotgun sequence, a single genomic region encodes these proteins:
- the ZNF189 gene encoding zinc finger protein 189 isoform X4, with the protein MMENYGNLVSLDVLNRDKDEEPTVKQEIEEIEEEVEPQSVIVTRIKSEIDQDPMGRETFELVGRLDKQRGIFLWEIPRESLTQEQRMFRENTNIIRKRPNSEEKCHKCEECGKGFVRKAHFIQHQRVHTGEKPFQCNECGKSFSRSSFVIEHQRIHTGERPYECNYCGKTFSVSSTLIRHQRIHTGERPYQCNQCKQSFSQRRSLVKHQRIHTGEKPHKCSDCGKAFSWKSHLIEHQRTHTGEKPYHCTKCKKSFSRNSLLVEHQRIHTGERPHKCGECGKAFRLSTYLIQHQKIHTGEKPFLCIECGKSFSRSSFLIEHQRIHTGERPYQCKECGKSFSQLCNLTRHQRIHTGDKPHKCEECGKAFSRSSGLIQHQRIHTREKTYPYNETKESFDPNCSLVIQQEVYPKEKSYKCDECGKTFSVSAHLVQHQRIHTGEKPYLCTVCGKSFSRSSFLIEHQRIHTGERPYLCRQCGKSFSQLCNLIRHQGVHTGNKPHKCDECGKAFSRNSGLIQHQRIHTGEKPYKCEKCDKSFSQQRSLVNHQKMHAEVKTQETHECDACGEAFNCRISLIQHQKLHTAWMQ; encoded by the coding sequence AACCTTTGAACTTGTTGGTAGGTTAGATAAACAAAGAGGAATCTTCTTATGGGAAATACCAAGGGAATCTTTGACCCAGGAACAGAGAATGTTCAGAGAAAACACTAACATTATCCGTAAAAGACCAAACTCAGAAGAGAAATGCcataaatgtgaagaatgtggaaaGGGTTTTGTCCGCAAGGCCCATTTCATTCAACATCAAAGGGTCcatactggtgagaaaccttTTCAGtgcaatgaatgtgggaaaaGTTTTAGCCGCAGTTCATTTGTTATTgaacatcagagaattcacactgggGAAAGGCCCTATGAGTGTAATTACTGTGGAAAAACCTTTAGTGTGAGCTCAACCCTTATTAGACATCAGAGAATCCACACTGGAGAAAGACCCTATCAGTGTAATCAGTGTAAACAGAGCTTCAGCCAGAGAAGGAGCCTTGTTAAACATCAAAGGATTCATACAGGTGAGAAACCCCATAAATGTAGTgactgtgggaaagccttcagttGGAAATCACACCTTATTGAGCATCAAAGAACtcacactggtgagaaacctTATCACTGTACCAAATGTAAGAAGAGCTTTAGTCGAAATTCATTGCTTGTTGAGCATCAAAGAATTCACACTGGGGAAAGACCCCATAAATGTggtgaatgtgggaaagcctttcgATTAAGCACATACCTTATACAACACCAAAAAATTCACACTGGCGAGAAGCCTTTTCTTTGTATTGAGTGTGGAAAAAGTTTCAGTCGGAGCTCATTCCTTATTGAACATCAGAGGATCCATACTGGTGAAAGACCTTATCAATGCAAAGAGTGTGGGAAAAGTTTCAGTCAGCTTTGCAACCTTACTCGtcatcagagaattcacacagGAGACAAGCCCCATAAATGtgaggaatgtgggaaagcctttagtAGAAGCTCAGGTCTTATTCagcatcagagaattcacacCAGGGAGAAGACTTATCCATACAATGAAACTAAGGAAAGTTTTGATCCAAATTGCAGTCTTGTTATACAGCAGGAAGTCTACCCTAAGGAGAAATCTTATAAATGTGATGAATGTGGGAAAACTTTTAGTGTTAGTGCTCATCTTGTACAACATCAAAGAATCCACACTGGTGAAAAACCCTATCTATGTACTGTCTGTGGGAAAAGCTTCAGCCGGAGCTCATTTCTTATTGAACATCAGAGAATCCACACTGGTGAGAGACCCTATCTGTGCAGACAGTGTGGAAAAAGCTTTAGTCAACTTTGTAATCTTATTCGACATCAGGGTGTTCACACAGGTAATAAACCCCATAAATGTGATGAATGTGGAAAGGCCTTTAGCCGGAACTCGGGTCTTATTCAGCATCAGAGAatacacacaggagagaaaccttatAAGTGTGAGAAGTGCGACAAAAGTTTCAGTCAACAGCGCAGTCTTGTCAACCATCAGAAGATGCATGCAGAAGTGAAAACCCAAGAAACCCATGAATGTGATGCTTGTGGTGAAGCCTTTAATTGCCGCATTTCTCTTATTCAGCATCAGAAATTGCACACAGCATGGATGCAATAA